The proteins below are encoded in one region of Coffea arabica cultivar ET-39 chromosome 4c, Coffea Arabica ET-39 HiFi, whole genome shotgun sequence:
- the LOC113738943 gene encoding arabinosyltransferase XEG113-like has translation MAQRAGTIDIRLRTVVVHGFLMIIMLRIFFIVLKTNLCKDMENCKPAFWPIYAIVLMGAALYCFYIFSDVYRLPSSSFSLLPITPAKMQESNSSLPLAPISRLQNKLVKPIWQVPPAGSKMPPLKAFKLSKKLVQQRVKDNIIIITFGNYGFMDFILNWVKHLTELSIENLLVGAMDSKLLEALYWKGVPVFDMGSQMSTIDAGWGSPDWNKMQRERIILIDALLPFGFELLVCDTDTVWLKNPLPYLARFPDADILTSTDQLVPTVVDDNLDFCDQIHVHYNVGIFHWRPTNSSKKFVKEWKELILADQNIWDQQVFNDIIRRKLGPYVDQDSKLIYAYDGELKFGCLPSNIFCSGHTFFVQKMYQHLELEPYAAHTTFQPCGTEGKHHRFREAKLLYDPPSYYDAPEGFLTFKPSIPKNLLLDGEHNIESHFVLVNYQIKQIRTAFAIASLLNRTLIMPRIWCRMDTLWLFRPGDMVGSIMRQPFVCPLDYVFQVDVIMKGLPEDEFGPSIRIKEYSILDNPSMPQKVKDSWLDVFLCQEGSHGCQVSSSATTNRTGVVKFPKNSSEETYRTVFSLFKDVKVLQFSSMQDAFIGFTDKLREEKFRKRMKAYIGRWCCVEDHFPGHINYDIYWDEKPGWKPVPPQTPEDDHPPE, from the exons ATGGCCCAAAG AGCTGGTACCATTGATATTAGGCTTCGTACTGTTGTTGTTCATGGCTTCTTGATGATCATCATGCTCAGGATCTTCTTCATCGTCCTCAAGAC GAATCTATGCAAAGATATGGAAAATTGTAAGCCAGCTTTTTGGCCGATCTATGCAATTGTGCTCATGGGAGCAGCCCTGTATTGTTTCTACATTTTCTCTGATGTTTACAGATTGCCTTCCTCATCTTTTTCCCTTTTGCCAATTACTCCAGCCAAAATGCAGGAATCCAATTCTTCTCTGCCATTAGCTCCCATTTCTAGGCTACAAAACAAATTGGTCAAACCAATTTGGCAGGTCCCTCCAGCTGGTTCTAAGATGCCACCTCTTAAGGCTTTCAAACTGAGCAAGAAATTGGTGCAGCAAAGAGTGAAGGATAACATCATAATAATTACCTTTGGTAATTATGGTTTCATGGATTTCATCTTAAACTGGGTAAAGCACTTGACAGAACTGAGCATCGAAAACCTTCTTGTTGGTGCCATGGACTCAAAACTGCTGGAGGCTCTTTACTGGAAAGGTGTACCAGTTTTTGATATGGGTAGCCAAATGAGCACAATAGATGCTGGCTGGGGCTCGCCAGATTGGAACAAGATGCAAAGGGAGAGAATTATCCTGATAGATGCTCTCCTCCCTTTTGGTTTCGAACTCCTGGTGTGTGATACAGATACAGTTTGGTTGAAAAATCCCTTGCCATATCTAGCACGTTTCCCTGATGCAGACATCCTGACATCAACTGATCAACTTGTACCGACTGTTGTGGATGACAATTTGGACTTCTGCGACCAAATTCACGTTCATTACAATGTAGGTATTTTTCACTGGAGGCCaacaaattcctcaaaaaagTTTGTAAAAGAATGGAAAGAGTTGATTCTAGCGGATCAAAATATATGGGATCAACAAGTTTTCAATGACATTATCCGCAGGAAATTAGGACCATATGTTGATCAAGACAGTAAACTTATTTATGCTTATGATGGAGAGCTCAAGTTCGGTTGCCTCCCATCAAATATTTTTTGCAGTGGGCATACTTTTTTTGTCCAGAAGATGTATCAACATCTCGAACTCGAGCCTTATGCAGCGCATACAACCTTCCAACCTTGTGGTACTGAAGGAAAGCATCATAGGTTTCGAGAGGCAAAACTGTTATACGATCCACCAAGTTACTATGATGCCCCTGAAGGGTTCTTGACATTTAAACCTTCCATACCAAAGAATTTGTTACTAGATGGAGAGCATAACATTGAATCACACTTCGTTCTTGTTAAttaccaaataaaacaaattagaACTGCATTTGCTATTGCTTCATTGCTCAATCGGACGTTGATAATGCCTCGTATATGGTGCAGGATGGATACTCTTTGGTTATTCCGTCCTGGAGACATGGTAGGCAGTATTATGAGACAACCTTTTGTCTGTCCTTTGGATTATGTCTTTCAGGTTGATGTCATTATGAAAGGCTTGCCTGAGGATGAATTCGGACCATCGATAAGGATTAAAGAGTATTCTATACTTGACAATCCATCCATGCCCCAGAAAGTGAAAGATTCGTGGCTTGATGTATTTCTTTGTCAAGAGGGTTCGCATGGTTGTCAAGTTTCGTCATCTGCTACTACAAATCGAACAGGAGTCGTTAAATTTCCCAAAAATAGCTCCGAAGAAACGTACAGGACTGTATTCTCACTATTCAAAGATGTCAAAGTCCTTCAGTTTTCATCCATGCAAGATGCCTTCATAGGTTTCACTGACAAGCTGAGAGAAGAAAAGTTCAGGAAACGTATGAAGGCATACATAGGTAGATGGTGTTGTGTGGAAGATCACTTTCCAGGCCATATAAACTACGACATCTACTGGGATGAAAAACCTGGTTGGAAACCTGTACCACCTCAAACTCCAGAAGACGACCATCCACCTGAGTGA
- the LOC113738944 gene encoding arabinosyltransferase XEG113-like: MEIHFQLQKVMANLKVIFVLIYVIVLVGMFKYSSYFLSALYTSSSSSSSFVFSSTPGLNKALNSSHMTTENVMLATKPRLHNKLVKPVWEIPSTGSKMPPLKTFRLSKKLVQQRVKDNIVIVTYANYAFMDFVITWVKHLTDLGVENLLVGALDTKLLEALYWKGIPVFDMGSKMSIDDFGWGSENFHKMGREKAILIDTILAFGFELLMCDVDAIWLKNPLPYLARFPEADILTSTDQLVPTVVDDRLEIWKEVGADYNIGMFLWRPSSSSKKLAKEWKEMLEANETIWDQDGFNILVRQQLGPSVDGESGLVYAYDGNLKLGFLPASIFCSGHTYFIQAMYQQLRLEPYAVHTTFQFSGTEGKRHRLREATVFYDPPSYFDVPGGFLTFKLSIPKSLLLDGKHSIESHFALINYQIKQIRTALAIALLLNRTLVMPPIWCRIDSGWLMNPQDWTGNVMRQPYVCPLDYVFEVNVMLMELQEDEYGQPIRIREHSFFENPLMPQKVKESRLVVSLCQEGSEDCQVSNATSQTGVLKVPKNSSEETYKTVFSSFKDVKVVQFSSMQDAFRGFTDKSMEENFRKRVTAYTSIWCCVNYTQVISYDIYWDEKPDWKPKPSRIPE, translated from the coding sequence TTTCCAGTACTCCAGGCCTAAATAAGGCATTGAATTCTTCTCATATGACTACTGAAAATGTAATGTTGGCTACCAAACCCAGGCTACACAACAAATTAGTAAAACCCGTTTGGGAGATCCCCTCTACTGGTTCCAAGATGCCACCTCTGAAGACCTTCAGATTGAGCAAGAAACTGGTTCAGCAAAGAGTGAAGGATAACATTGTAATAGTCACTTATGCTAACTATGCTTTCATGGATTTTGTCATAACATGGGTTAAGCACTTGACTGATCTTGGCGTCGAAAACCTTCTTGTTGGTGCTTTGGATACAAAATTGCTGGAGGCTCTTTATTGGAAAGGTATACCTGTTTTTGATATGGGAAGTAAAATGAGCATAGATGATTTCGGGTGGGGATCGGAAAACTTTCATAAAATGGGAAGAGAGAAGGCAATCTTGATAGATACCATCCTCGCTTTTGGCTTTGAACTGTTGATGTGTGACGTGGATGCGATCTGGTTGAAAAATCCCCTACCATACCTAGCACGGTTCCCTGAAGCAGATATCTTGACCTCCACTGATCAACTCGTACCAACAGTTGTTGATGACAGATTGGAGATCTGGAAAGAAGTTGGTGCAGATTATAACATAGGTATGTTTCTCTGGCGACcatcaagttcttcaaagaaattggcTAAAGAATGGAAAGAAATGCTAGAAGCTAATGAGACGATATGGGATCAAGATGGCTTCAATATTCTTGTTCGCCAACAATTGGGCCCATCTGTTGATGGAGAGAGTGGACTTGTTTATGCTTATGATGGAAACCTCAAGCTCGGCTTTCTCCCCGCGAGTATTTTTTGCAGTGGACATACATATTTTATCCAGGCAATGTATCAACAACTAAGACTAGAGCCTTATGCTGTCCATACCACATTTCAATTTTCTGGTACTGAAGGAAAACGTCATAGGCTTCGAGAGGCAACAGTTTTCTATGATCCGCCAAGTTATTTTGACGTGCCAGGAGGGTTCTTGACATTTAAGCTTTCCATCCCCAAGAGCTTGTTACTAGATGGAAAGCATAGTATTGAGTCACATTTTGCTCTTATAAATTACCAAATAAAACAGATAAGGACTGCACTTGCTATTGCTTTGTTGCTGAATCGTACATTGGTCATGCCTCCAATATGGTGCAGGATTGATAGCGGTTGGTTAATGAATCCTCAGGATTGGACAGGTAATGTGATGAGACAACCATATGTATGTCCTTTGGATTATGTATTTGAAGTTAATGTCATGCTCATGGAATTGCAAGAAGATGAATATGGACAACCGATCAGAATTAGGGAGCATTCTTTCTTTGAGAATCCATTAATGCCTCAGAAGGTGAAAGAATCAAGACTCGTTGTAAGCCTTTGTCAAGAGGGATCAGAAGATTGTCAAGTTTCAAATGCTACAAGTCAAACAGGAGTGCTCAAAGTTCCCAAGAACAGTTCAGAAGAAACATACAAGACTGTCTTCTCTTCATTCAAAGATGTTAAAGTCGTTCAATTTTCATCCATGCAAGATGCCTTTAGAGGCTTCACTGACAAATCAATGGAAGAAAATTTCAGGAAACGTGTGACTGCGTATACAAGTATATGGTGTTGTGTGAATTATACTCAAGTAATTTCTTATGACATCTATTGGGATGAAAAACCTGATTGGAAACCAAAACCATCTCGAATTCCAGAATAG